Proteins encoded together in one Triticum dicoccoides isolate Atlit2015 ecotype Zavitan chromosome 7B, WEW_v2.0, whole genome shotgun sequence window:
- the LOC119337057 gene encoding protein OS-9 homolog, whose product MGFAARPLPLLLLLLVAGAAATDQIFTTSGVPFGKNSREPRYRVEFHPVDSPYHPENGQESEPMTDHEGRQYTCYLPVEETKTMKSIIPQNATNVIIESERKVKPKEPDELLEVLKDQCFYRHEGWWSYEFCYYGKIRQVHVENEKVIQEYVLGEYDPDATDAYHDNHTSESADEDHVKDTSKRYHVHVYTNGTVCDLTDIPRYTEVRFVCSEPTVLISSIKEISSCKYVLTVQSPMLCKNPLFQQEKRTFFIHCNESLPEAEGEVAEDDDSLPKEAQMSIVPNPDELHNYAAYAT is encoded by the exons ATGGGGTTCGCCGCccggccgctccccctcctcctgctGCTCCTGGTCGCCGGCGCGGCCGCCACCGACCAGATCTTCACCACCTCAG GTGTGCCGTTCGGGAAGAACTCGCGTGAGCCGAGGTACCGCGTGGAGTTCCACCCTGTCGATTCGCCCTACCACCCG GAGAATGGCCAGGAGTCTGAGCCAATGACGGACCACGAGGGGAGACAGTACACCTGCTACCTACCAGTGGAAGAAACCAAGACCATGAAGTCGATTATCCCACAGAATGCAACCAATGTTATAATAGAAAGTGAACGGAAAGTTAAGCCAAAGGAGCCAGATGAACTGCTGGAGGTTCTCAAAGACCAGTGCTTTTACAGG CATGAAGGTTGGTGGTCTTATGAGTTCTGCTATTATGGGAAAATCCGACAGGTTCATGTAGAGAATGAGAAG GTTATCCAAGAGTATGTCCTAGGTGAATATGACCCTGATGCAACCGATGCTTACCATGATAATCACACCTCCGAGTCTGCTGATGAGGATCATGTGAAAGATACTTCTAAGAG GTATCATGTCCATGTGTACACAAACGGGACTGTCTGTGATCTTACCGATATACCGCGGTACACAGAG GTTAGGTTTGTTTGTTCTGAGCCTACTGTACTGATCAGTTCGATAAAGGAGATATCTTCCTGCAAGTATGTTTTAACAGTCCAAAGCCCAATGCTCTGCAAAAACCC gctgtttcagcaggaaAAACGCACCTTCTTCATCCACTGCAACGAGTCGCTTCCCGAAGCAGAAGGTGAGGTCGCCGAGGACGACGACTCTCTTCCAAAAGAAGCTCAGATGTCCATCGTTCCAAACCCCGACGAATTGCATAACTACGCAGCTTACGCTACCTGA